One window of the Shimwellia blattae DSM 4481 = NBRC 105725 genome contains the following:
- a CDS encoding CitMHS family transporter yields the protein MLSIIAVVTVLLCVILLMSGRMSPVVTLILLPVIAALVAGFSPSDIHGFIRQGILTLAPVVVLFICAILYFSIMSAQGLFTPAVNLLLRFAGNSPAKVMMSNVLITALAHLDGAGATTYLITVTAFLPVYRRLGISLKYLMLLTGCSAGIMNLLPWTAPVLRAASVVQMDPVQLWKPLWPVQIFGLVCCLGVAWLLGRRYRGLPVVAPESEPRAAPARHVVRWRYGCNALLTLVMVILLVASGLPGQLIFMVALALALAINYPDAKTQLESVRQHAGEALLLATVLFSAAVFLGILTGSGMLAQVTEQAIALLPALLSRYLYLLLGFFALPLGMMFGADPWYFGILPVVSAIGEAHGIDPAFVARAMMLGENVGFSVSPMVGSAWLLASLAGVDLGQHIRYALLTIWAIALLMLGMAVLTGAIGLP from the coding sequence ATGCTGAGCATTATTGCCGTTGTCACTGTGCTGCTGTGCGTTATCCTGCTGATGAGCGGGCGCATGTCTCCGGTGGTTACGCTGATCCTGCTACCGGTGATAGCGGCGCTGGTGGCGGGGTTTTCCCCCTCAGACATTCACGGTTTTATCCGCCAGGGGATCCTGACGCTGGCGCCGGTCGTGGTGCTGTTTATCTGCGCCATTCTCTACTTCAGCATCATGAGCGCTCAGGGGCTATTTACCCCCGCAGTTAATCTGCTGTTGCGCTTTGCCGGTAATAGCCCCGCAAAGGTGATGATGAGCAATGTGCTGATTACCGCGCTGGCCCACCTTGACGGGGCCGGGGCGACCACTTACCTGATCACGGTTACGGCATTTTTACCGGTATACCGCCGCCTGGGGATCAGCCTGAAATACCTGATGCTGCTGACCGGGTGCAGTGCCGGGATTATGAACCTGCTGCCCTGGACCGCCCCGGTACTGCGGGCCGCCAGCGTAGTGCAGATGGATCCTGTCCAGCTGTGGAAGCCCCTGTGGCCGGTGCAGATTTTCGGCCTGGTGTGCTGCCTGGGGGTGGCGTGGCTGCTGGGGCGGCGTTACCGGGGGCTGCCGGTAGTGGCACCGGAAAGTGAGCCCCGGGCGGCCCCTGCCCGGCATGTGGTGCGCTGGCGCTACGGGTGTAATGCGCTGCTTACCCTGGTGATGGTTATCCTGCTGGTGGCGAGTGGTTTACCCGGGCAGCTGATTTTTATGGTGGCGCTGGCACTGGCGCTGGCGATTAACTACCCGGATGCAAAAACCCAGCTTGAGAGTGTGCGCCAGCATGCTGGTGAGGCGCTTTTACTGGCGACGGTGCTGTTCAGTGCCGCAGTTTTTCTGGGGATCCTGACCGGGAGCGGTATGCTGGCACAGGTCACGGAGCAGGCTATCGCCCTGTTACCGGCGTTACTCTCCCGCTATCTCTACCTGCTGCTGGGGTTCTTTGCCTTGCCGCTGGGGATGATGTTTGGCGCAGATCCCTGGTATTTCGGTATTTTACCGGTCGTCTCCGCCATTGGAGAGGCCCACGGTATCGACCCGGCTTTTGTGGCCCGGGCCATGATGCTGGGAGAGAATGTCGGCTTTTCTGTCAGCCCGATGGTAGGCAGCGCATGGCTGCTGGCCAGCCTGGCCGGTGTTGATCTTGGCCAGCATATCCGCTACGCGTTACTGACTATCTGGGCGATTGCGTTGCTGATGCTGGGGATGGCGGTACTGACGGGGGCGATTGGTTTACCCTGA